GGCCTGGTGGTCCGCCCGCTCAACCTGGGCATCGAGTTCCGGGGCGGTGCAGACTTCCAGGCCGCCACCGCGGTCCAGGAGAGCACCGTCGACGACATGCGCGGGGCCATGGAGGCCACCGCGCTGCCGGACTTCGACGGCACCACCGTGACCACCATCGGCGACTCGACCGTGCGGGTGCAGACCCGGGCGCTGAGCGTCGACGAGGTGAGCCAGGTCCGTCAGGCCATCGCGCAGGAGGTGGGCGTCGGCAGCGAGGAGGTGGCCTACTCCCTGATCGGCGCCTCCTGGGGGGACCAGATCACCGAGCGGGCGCTGCTGGCGCTGGGGATCTTCCTCGTCCTGGTGATGCTGGTGATCTGGATCTACTTCAAGGACTGGAAGATGTCGGTGGCGGCGATGGCCGCGCTGCTGCACGACCTGGTGGTCACCGTCGGGGTCTACGCGTGGTCGGGGTTCACCGTCACCCCGGCCACGGTGATCGGCATCCTGACCATCCTGGGCTACTCCCTCTACGACACGGTGGTGGTCTTCGACAAGGTCCGGGAGAACGTGGCCGGGCTGCGCGAGCAGCGTCGCACCTACACCGAGGCGGCCAACGCCGCACTGAACGCGGTGCTGGTGCGTTCGCTGAACACCACGATCATCGGTGTGCTGCCGGTGGTGGCGCTGCTGATCGCCGGTGCCGGTGTGCTGGGGCAGGGGCCCCTGAAGGACCTGGCGCTGGCCCTCTTCGTCGGCATGGTGGCCGGGGCGTACTCCTCGATCTTCCTGGCCGCGGTGGTGCTGGCCAAGCTCAAGGAGCGCGAGCCCGGCATGGTCGAGCACCGTCGCAACGTCGAGCGACGGCTGGCGAAGACACCGGCACCGGCCGCCGGGAAGCGCACGACCTCGGGCGGCGGACGGGCCGCGACCTCGCTCGCCGTGCTCGAGCGGGAGGCGGCCTCCGACGACGAGCCCGCCGCGGAGCCGACCGGCCCCGAGATCGCCGTGGAGGAGGCCGGGAGCGCCACCACCCGCTGGCAGCAGCCGTCCGACCCGCGGACGTCGGTGCTCAGCGAGGGTGCGGCCAAGCGGCCGCAGCCGCGTCGTGAGCCCCGCAGCCGGAGGCGGAAGCCGTGAGCACGGGTGTGGCGGAGCTGCGCGGCTCGCGGCTGGCCCTGGTGGAGCAGCTGGTGGTCGACGTCGCGGACTGGCCGCGGCCCGGGATCACCTTCAAGGACATCACCCCGCTGCTGGCCTCCCCGGGCGGGTTCTCCGCCGCGGTGACCGAGATGGTGGCCGCGGCGCCGCGCGACGTCGACGTCGTGGTGGGGACCGAGGCCCGCGGCTTCCTGTTCGCCGCACCGGTCGCGCTGGCGCTGGGCGCGGGGTTCGTCCCGGTGCGCAAGCCCGGCAAGCTGCCGCGGGCGACCCTGGACCAGGCCTACGACCTGGAGTACGGGCAGGAGACGCTCAGCGTCCACGCCGACGCGGTCGCGGCCGGGGCCCGGGTGCTGCTGGTCGACGACGTGCTGGCCACCGGCGGCACGGTGCTGGCCGCCGCGGACCTGCTCGGCCGGCTGGGGGCGCAGGTGGTCGGCGTGTCGGTGGTGCTCGAGCTGGGGTCGCTGCCCGGTCGGCAGCGCCTGGAGGACGCGGGGCTGCAGGTCAGCGCGCTGGTCCGGGCGGACTGAGCGAGCCCGACCGTGCCCGAGAACCGCTACGGCAGCATGTCGCGCTACCAGCCGCTGGTGCAGATGCCGGCGCGGGCCACCACGCCCACCCGGGCGCTGCTGGTGCGGGCCGG
The sequence above is a segment of the Auraticoccus monumenti genome. Coding sequences within it:
- the secF gene encoding protein translocase subunit SecF, whose amino-acid sequence is MRDFIRRLNTGTLAYDFLGRWRRWFVITAVVLLLSVLGLVVRPLNLGIEFRGGADFQAATAVQESTVDDMRGAMEATALPDFDGTTVTTIGDSTVRVQTRALSVDEVSQVRQAIAQEVGVGSEEVAYSLIGASWGDQITERALLALGIFLVLVMLVIWIYFKDWKMSVAAMAALLHDLVVTVGVYAWSGFTVTPATVIGILTILGYSLYDTVVVFDKVRENVAGLREQRRTYTEAANAALNAVLVRSLNTTIIGVLPVVALLIAGAGVLGQGPLKDLALALFVGMVAGAYSSIFLAAVVLAKLKEREPGMVEHRRNVERRLAKTPAPAAGKRTTSGGGRAATSLAVLEREAASDDEPAAEPTGPEIAVEEAGSATTRWQQPSDPRTSVLSEGAAKRPQPRREPRSRRRKP
- a CDS encoding adenine phosphoribosyltransferase, encoding MRGSRLALVEQLVVDVADWPRPGITFKDITPLLASPGGFSAAVTEMVAAAPRDVDVVVGTEARGFLFAAPVALALGAGFVPVRKPGKLPRATLDQAYDLEYGQETLSVHADAVAAGARVLLVDDVLATGGTVLAAADLLGRLGAQVVGVSVVLELGSLPGRQRLEDAGLQVSALVRAD